A single window of Thiomicrorhabdus immobilis DNA harbors:
- a CDS encoding acyltransferase: MFRLFLINCIVLLVWIPRLRNFFLNLCGLNLHKTSKVGLSFILNKNIKLGKYSKISHFNFLQCDSVTLLENSTIGRLNFFRGRFDVYMEDNSHIGNSNILKNNGLRVIPKVSSLKLGFCSKITSAHYIDLSCNVIFGNNCIVGGRNSTLWTHGFVHFNKGTKRLIKLEGIHIGDGVYIGSNCVLNPGTVICDEINIGSGTSIAGHLKEAGLYVNQKVRYVKLGSLDEFLENREYDPKYKTGNIRVL; encoded by the coding sequence ATGTTTAGATTATTTCTAATTAATTGTATTGTTTTATTGGTATGGATTCCTAGGTTAAGAAATTTTTTTTTGAATCTGTGCGGATTAAATCTTCACAAAACTTCTAAAGTTGGCCTTTCATTCATTCTGAACAAAAATATCAAGCTTGGTAAATATTCAAAAATTTCACATTTTAATTTTTTACAGTGTGATTCAGTTACTCTTCTAGAAAACTCTACCATAGGAAGATTGAACTTTTTTAGGGGTAGATTTGATGTTTATATGGAAGATAATAGCCACATTGGTAATTCAAATATACTTAAAAATAATGGCTTAAGGGTGATACCTAAGGTATCTAGTCTTAAGTTAGGATTTTGTTCAAAAATTACAAGTGCTCATTATATAGATCTGTCTTGTAATGTTATATTTGGTAATAACTGTATTGTTGGTGGGCGTAATTCAACTTTATGGACTCATGGGTTTGTACATTTTAATAAGGGTACTAAACGTTTGATAAAGTTAGAGGGAATCCATATTGGAGATGGGGTCTATATTGGTTCGAACTGTGTCTTAAATCCTGGAACTGTTATATGTGATGAGATCAATATCGGCTCTGGTACCTCTATTGCTGGCCACCTCAAAGAGGCTGGTCTTTATGTTAATCAGAAGGTGAGATATGTTAAGTTGGGTAGTTTGGATGAATTTCTAGAAAATAGGGAATATGATCCTAAATACAAAACGGGAAATATAAGGGTTTTGTAA
- a CDS encoding O-antigen polymerase, which produces MKFTINSLHPIKMLVFAWLLWLIGFFLIPASYGNVEYTASGIVTLLSLMFLFALGVKFVKYLPFKNISTGDMLYVQQPGKRVLNFLFVLGVLGVVLKFFEHIFLHSAFSYSSLFEYKMSRMYSELNSGGLGVLSALLYPFGLVVLIFQINGRYFRNKIKVLFVWLVGVYWFFDALIMSSMTAIVYVFSMVFVAHVIANGLKGNQTNIPFFRVLLLTVLTISYFVYLTFFRVDVDFISVSLESKALFPNFEVNSVFLFSLLNFLHYVVHGVVEWFRLFNHVGLSNYYFGMYEFYPFVKLFAFLGFEVPTFSELASVAHKTGVYTSFWGPFILDFGALSFGMAFFSGIVSSYFYKGLFSGNLSSLLIYPVIAMQIIFSPIINIFSGVIIYYLLSAIISVFLIKTLSKRIVH; this is translated from the coding sequence TTGAAGTTTACTATAAATAGTTTACATCCGATAAAGATGTTGGTATTTGCTTGGCTGTTATGGCTTATAGGTTTCTTTTTAATACCAGCTTCATACGGCAATGTTGAGTACACGGCTTCAGGAATTGTTACATTATTGTCATTAATGTTTTTATTTGCTCTTGGAGTTAAATTTGTAAAGTACCTACCATTTAAAAACATATCAACGGGTGATATGTTATATGTTCAACAGCCTGGCAAGAGGGTTTTAAACTTCCTTTTTGTATTAGGTGTGTTAGGCGTTGTATTAAAATTTTTTGAACACATTTTTTTGCACTCTGCATTTTCTTACTCGTCGTTATTTGAATATAAAATGTCAAGAATGTATAGCGAGCTTAATTCAGGGGGGCTCGGTGTTTTATCTGCACTTTTGTATCCTTTCGGTTTAGTGGTTTTGATTTTTCAGATTAATGGGAGATATTTTAGAAATAAAATAAAGGTCTTGTTTGTTTGGTTGGTAGGGGTTTATTGGTTTTTTGATGCACTTATCATGTCTTCCATGACTGCCATTGTTTATGTCTTTTCTATGGTTTTTGTGGCGCATGTTATTGCAAATGGCTTGAAAGGTAACCAAACAAATATTCCCTTTTTTAGGGTTTTATTATTAACGGTTTTAACTATTTCATATTTCGTTTACCTAACTTTTTTTAGGGTTGATGTTGATTTTATTTCGGTATCTTTAGAATCAAAAGCCTTGTTTCCAAATTTTGAAGTTAATAGCGTATTTTTATTTTCGTTACTAAATTTTTTACACTATGTGGTGCATGGAGTTGTGGAGTGGTTTCGTCTATTTAATCATGTTGGTTTGTCAAATTATTATTTTGGAATGTATGAATTTTACCCATTTGTGAAGCTATTTGCATTTTTAGGGTTCGAAGTTCCGACTTTTTCCGAACTTGCCTCAGTTGCACACAAAACAGGTGTCTATACTTCATTTTGGGGGCCATTTATTCTAGATTTTGGCGCATTGTCTTTTGGTATGGCTTTTTTCTCTGGAATTGTTTCAAGTTATTTCTATAAAGGGTTATTTTCAGGTAACCTTTCTAGTCTTTTGATTTATCCCGTTATTGCCATGCAAATAATATTTTCTCCAATTATTAATATATTTTCTGGAGTAATTATCTATTATTTATTATCTGCAATTATTTCGGTATTTCTAATAAAAACATTAAGTAAGCGGATAGTACATTGA
- a CDS encoding glycosyltransferase family 4 protein, whose protein sequence is MKKIAVIHDWLVTYAGAERVLEQILEVYPEADLFSIVDFLPSDERGFILNKPVKTSFIQKWPKAKNNYRSYLPLMPLAVEQFDLSEYDLIISSSHAVAKAVLTGPDQLHISYVHSPIRYAWDLQHQYLRESGLNKGLKGWVAKYLLHRIRKWDVGTANRVDVFVANSNFIKRRIEKVYRRESDVIFPPVSVDEFDLFEDKEEFYLTASRMVPYKKMDMIVEAFAQMPEKKLRVIGTGPDFEKIKKVAQCYSNIELLGYQPFSVLKESMQKAKGFMFAAEEDFGITPVEAQACGTPVIGFGKGGLLDTVIDGKTGIYFKEQTMGSLMEAINRFEQVKFEPQVIRNHALQFSNEVFKQKFSDFVEQEWGKFQEKLND, encoded by the coding sequence TTGAAAAAAATTGCTGTTATTCATGACTGGTTAGTAACCTATGCCGGTGCCGAAAGAGTACTAGAGCAGATATTGGAAGTTTATCCTGAAGCCGATTTGTTTAGTATTGTAGATTTTTTGCCTTCTGATGAGCGTGGTTTTATTTTGAATAAACCTGTCAAAACTTCATTCATCCAAAAGTGGCCAAAAGCAAAAAACAATTATCGAAGTTATTTACCGCTAATGCCCTTGGCCGTTGAACAGTTTGATCTTTCTGAATATGACCTCATTATTTCATCTTCTCATGCGGTTGCTAAAGCGGTTTTAACAGGTCCAGATCAGTTACATATTAGTTATGTTCACTCACCTATTCGCTATGCTTGGGATTTACAGCATCAATATTTGCGTGAGTCAGGATTGAATAAAGGTTTGAAAGGTTGGGTTGCAAAGTATTTATTGCATCGGATTCGTAAATGGGATGTGGGTACGGCTAACCGGGTTGATGTTTTTGTAGCGAATTCGAATTTTATAAAACGCCGAATTGAAAAGGTTTACCGTCGTGAATCTGATGTTATATTCCCCCCAGTATCCGTTGATGAGTTTGATTTATTTGAAGATAAAGAAGAATTTTATTTAACCGCTTCGCGTATGGTTCCGTATAAAAAAATGGATATGATTGTTGAGGCATTTGCTCAAATGCCTGAAAAAAAATTGCGTGTTATCGGAACTGGGCCTGATTTTGAAAAAATTAAAAAGGTTGCGCAGTGTTATTCGAATATAGAGTTGCTGGGATACCAACCTTTTTCAGTTTTAAAAGAATCTATGCAAAAAGCAAAGGGATTTATGTTCGCTGCCGAAGAAGATTTTGGTATTACACCTGTCGAGGCTCAAGCCTGTGGCACGCCTGTGATTGGTTTTGGTAAAGGTGGTTTGTTAGATACTGTGATCGATGGGAAAACGGGAATCTACTTTAAAGAACAAACAATGGGTTCTCTAATGGAAGCAATCAACCGTTTTGAGCAAGTTAAGTTTGAACCTCAGGTTATTCGTAACCATGCACTTCAATTTTCAAATGAAGTCTTTAAACAAAAGTTTTCTGATTTTGTAGAACAAGAGTGGGGCAAATTTCAGGAAAAATTAAATGATTAA
- a CDS encoding undecaprenyl-phosphate glucose phosphotransferase — translation MQIFPDRSIFVYLHRAIDLVLPFILLSLITLLFNTPFHERYQIMGASAGVLLLLTSQFTGVYTNWRGRSIFQSAKLIMQAWLITWAILIILAFWYKDTVNYSRLAVTTWAIFVMFILIAYRIAIRLALIYLRKSAQNHKKIAIIGAGKIGKQLAKNINENPWMGYKVTAFYDDNPKILNQKINDIPVIGSIEVVAEDTKNIKYDEIYICLPLGADLKIKHLLDELTDTTAIVKYVPDLFTFDLMHAKMQDIKGMPVFSVFDTPLSCNSSLVIKRLEDVLLSLLILILISPILLVISIAIKLTSSGPVIFKQKRYGLNGKEIEVYKFRSMTTQDNGSIVKQATKGDTRITPLGAFLRKTSLDELPQFINVLQGKMSIVGPRPHAIAHNEEYRKIIPKYMQRHLVKPGITGWAQINGWRGETDTVEKMEKRIEFDLHYINNWTLWFDIRIIILTIFKGFINKNAY, via the coding sequence TTGCAAATATTCCCTGACCGCTCTATTTTTGTTTATCTTCATAGGGCTATTGATTTAGTACTTCCTTTCATATTGCTTTCATTAATTACTTTACTTTTTAATACCCCCTTCCATGAACGCTATCAAATCATGGGAGCTAGTGCAGGAGTCTTACTCCTACTAACTTCTCAATTTACGGGAGTTTATACGAACTGGAGAGGTCGCTCAATATTTCAAAGTGCCAAATTAATCATGCAAGCTTGGTTAATAACATGGGCAATTCTTATTATCTTAGCTTTCTGGTACAAAGATACTGTAAATTACTCTAGGCTTGCTGTAACAACTTGGGCCATATTCGTTATGTTTATTTTAATCGCCTACCGCATAGCAATTAGACTCGCCTTAATTTACCTTCGAAAATCAGCCCAAAATCATAAAAAAATAGCCATAATAGGAGCTGGAAAAATTGGTAAGCAACTAGCCAAGAATATTAATGAAAACCCTTGGATGGGGTATAAAGTCACCGCTTTTTACGATGACAACCCTAAAATACTTAATCAAAAAATAAATGATATCCCTGTGATTGGTTCAATTGAAGTTGTTGCAGAAGATACTAAAAACATAAAGTATGATGAAATATACATCTGCCTTCCTTTGGGGGCTGATCTAAAAATCAAACACCTACTAGACGAACTTACAGATACAACAGCCATTGTAAAATACGTACCCGACCTTTTTACCTTTGATTTAATGCATGCCAAGATGCAAGATATAAAAGGCATGCCTGTATTCAGTGTCTTTGATACACCGCTTAGTTGTAACTCTTCTCTGGTTATTAAACGACTTGAAGACGTCTTACTATCATTGCTCATACTAATATTAATTAGCCCTATTTTACTTGTTATCTCTATTGCCATAAAACTGACTTCGTCAGGGCCAGTCATATTCAAACAAAAACGCTATGGTTTAAATGGTAAAGAAATTGAGGTCTATAAGTTTAGATCAATGACAACCCAAGATAATGGCTCTATCGTAAAACAAGCAACTAAGGGCGATACACGCATAACGCCATTAGGAGCTTTTCTAAGAAAAACGAGTCTTGACGAACTTCCACAGTTTATTAATGTACTACAAGGCAAAATGAGTATCGTTGGCCCTAGACCGCATGCCATTGCACATAACGAAGAATACAGAAAAATCATTCCTAAATATATGCAACGTCATTTAGTAAAGCCGGGTATTACGGGATGGGCACAAATCAACGGCTGGAGAGGTGAAACAGATACCGTAGAAAAAATGGAAAAACGTATCGAATTCGATCTTCACTATATTAACAATTGGACATTGTGGTTTGACATAAGAATTATCATTCTTACGATTTTTAAAGGCTTTATAAACAAGAATGCCTACTAA
- a CDS encoding ComEA family DNA-binding protein translates to MVIKNRFLVVLFSTLSIGVLSILSFSVSASPVNVNTASAEEISAALSGIGPAKAAAISEHCQKMACSKPEDLLTVKGIGEKTLAKISADLRFEDEK, encoded by the coding sequence ATGGTAATTAAAAATCGTTTTTTGGTTGTTTTATTTAGTACTCTATCAATTGGTGTTTTATCAATTTTAAGTTTTTCTGTTTCTGCTAGCCCTGTGAATGTCAATACGGCTTCTGCTGAGGAGATTTCTGCAGCACTTTCTGGTATTGGTCCTGCAAAGGCGGCGGCAATTTCTGAACATTGTCAAAAGATGGCTTGTAGCAAGCCAGAAGATCTATTAACGGTTAAGGGTATTGGTGAGAAGACCTTGGCCAAAATCTCAGCTGATTTGCGTTTTGAAGATGAAAAATAA
- a CDS encoding DNA ligase, with translation MHSGFNSSFYENIPKSLVKLPGFLVFRVCLFWLLLVLSQLSAAAENQNVALKLKSKPDLMLLKIYQPGLEVSGWVMSEKLDGVRAYWDGKNLISRQGNVFNAPAWFTAEFPDFELDGELWLGRNQFAETVSIVRQQVPDNRWSRITYNVFEVPGQQGNLMRRLKVVERFVNEKSAKYLKVIPQKAIIQDTDIQLELKRVLGLKGEGLVVRNPNLPYQTGRLDSVLKVKLKQDAECMVKGYSNGQGKYLGKVGAIICELLPEQLSQLFPSLSDKNNITINIGSGLNDEQRIHPPKIGAIITFQYMGLTKHGLPRFPVFLRERSSVE, from the coding sequence ATGCACAGCGGTTTTAACAGTTCTTTCTATGAAAATATTCCAAAAAGCCTGGTCAAATTGCCAGGCTTTTTGGTTTTTAGAGTCTGCCTTTTTTGGTTATTGCTGGTTTTAAGTCAGCTTAGCGCTGCAGCGGAAAACCAGAATGTTGCGTTAAAACTTAAATCAAAGCCAGATTTAATGCTCTTAAAGATCTATCAACCAGGCCTGGAGGTTTCTGGTTGGGTAATGAGTGAAAAGCTGGATGGTGTAAGAGCCTATTGGGATGGTAAAAACCTGATAAGTCGTCAAGGTAATGTATTTAACGCCCCTGCTTGGTTTACTGCGGAATTTCCTGATTTCGAATTAGATGGTGAGTTATGGCTAGGTCGCAATCAATTTGCAGAAACGGTCTCCATTGTTCGCCAACAGGTTCCTGATAATCGTTGGAGTCGAATTACCTATAATGTTTTTGAAGTACCTGGTCAGCAGGGTAATTTAATGCGAAGGCTAAAAGTAGTTGAGCGGTTTGTAAATGAGAAATCGGCAAAATATCTGAAGGTCATTCCTCAAAAAGCCATTATTCAGGATACAGATATACAGTTAGAGCTTAAGCGTGTTTTGGGGCTTAAAGGTGAAGGGCTGGTCGTTAGAAATCCTAACCTGCCTTATCAAACAGGAAGATTGGATTCCGTGCTTAAAGTGAAACTTAAGCAAGACGCTGAATGCATGGTGAAAGGTTATTCAAATGGTCAGGGTAAATACCTGGGTAAAGTGGGCGCGATAATTTGTGAATTATTGCCTGAACAACTAAGCCAGTTATTTCCAAGCTTGAGTGATAAGAATAATATTACGATTAATATCGGCAGTGGTTTAAATGATGAACAAAGAATTCATCCACCTAAAATAGGAGCAATCATTACCTTTCAGTACATGGGATTAACCAAACATGGCTTACCACGTTTTCCGGTGTTTTTGCGTGAGAGAAGCTCGGTAGAGTGA
- a CDS encoding Uma2 family endonuclease gives MALAYSEHYTVRDYALWEGDWELIHGAPYAMAPSPSISHQRIEKGFLFQFDLSLKKCTNCEVLAEIDWQSSDDTVVRPDVLIACNIEGEKLTKTPELIVEIVSPTSAKRDELTKFELYQQEGVKFYILAYPDEKMAKVYRLHEGRFIKEADYSNERFDFKIRECDLSIDFSQIWRD, from the coding sequence ATGGCATTGGCCTATTCAGAACACTATACAGTTAGAGATTATGCACTTTGGGAAGGTGATTGGGAGTTGATTCATGGAGCCCCTTATGCAATGGCTCCTTCACCGTCGATTTCACATCAACGTATTGAAAAAGGTTTTTTATTTCAATTTGATTTATCCTTAAAGAAATGTACCAACTGCGAGGTCTTAGCTGAAATTGACTGGCAAAGTTCAGATGATACCGTGGTGCGCCCTGATGTATTGATTGCTTGTAATATTGAAGGCGAAAAACTCACAAAAACTCCAGAGCTAATTGTTGAAATTGTTTCGCCTACATCGGCAAAACGCGATGAGTTAACTAAGTTTGAACTTTATCAGCAAGAAGGGGTGAAGTTTTATATCTTGGCCTATCCTGATGAAAAGATGGCAAAAGTGTATCGTTTACATGAAGGTCGTTTTATTAAAGAAGCCGATTATAGTAATGAACGGTTTGATTTTAAGATTAGAGAGTGTGATTTAAGTATAGATTTTAGTCAAATATGGCGTGACTAA
- a CDS encoding pyridoxal phosphate-dependent aminotransferase, with protein sequence MANLSDRVNRVKPSLTLVITAKAQELKRAGKDIISLGAGEPDFDTPEHIKAAGISAIQNGDTRYTAVDGTAELKEAIKAKFKRDNGIDYEMNQILVSSGGKQSFYNLCQAVLNDGDEVIIPAPYWVSYPDMALLAGGEPVIIEASIEQGFKINAQQLEAAITPKTKMLVLNSPSNPTGAVYTAEELKSLADVLIRYPNIIIASDDMYEHIMLDDSKFTNILEVCPELYDRTVVMNGVSKAYSMTGWRIGYAGGPVDLIAGMRKVQSQSTSNPCSISQAASVAALNGSQECIQTMLVEFKKRHQYVVERINSLPGFKCIHAVGAFYAFMDISGAMALKGYKTDTDFVGALLEEQLVAAVPGSAFGADKHMRFSFATSMENLINAIDRVEAFMKS encoded by the coding sequence ATGGCCAACTTATCTGACCGTGTCAATCGTGTAAAACCCTCTCTTACACTTGTAATTACTGCAAAAGCCCAAGAATTAAAACGCGCAGGTAAAGACATTATTAGCCTTGGTGCCGGTGAACCTGATTTTGACACACCAGAACACATTAAAGCCGCAGGTATCTCTGCGATTCAAAATGGCGATACACGTTACACTGCGGTAGACGGAACGGCCGAACTTAAAGAGGCGATTAAAGCCAAATTTAAACGTGATAACGGCATTGATTATGAGATGAACCAAATCCTGGTTTCTTCCGGTGGTAAACAAAGTTTCTATAACCTTTGCCAAGCCGTTTTGAATGATGGCGATGAAGTCATTATCCCTGCTCCTTACTGGGTCTCTTACCCAGACATGGCTCTGTTGGCAGGCGGTGAACCAGTCATTATTGAAGCCAGCATTGAGCAAGGTTTCAAAATCAATGCACAGCAATTAGAGGCGGCGATTACCCCTAAAACGAAAATGTTGGTATTAAACAGCCCATCAAATCCAACGGGTGCGGTTTATACCGCAGAAGAACTTAAATCTTTGGCGGATGTTCTAATTCGATACCCTAATATCATCATAGCCTCAGATGACATGTATGAACACATCATGTTGGACGACAGCAAATTTACCAACATCCTAGAAGTGTGCCCTGAACTTTATGACCGTACCGTAGTGATGAATGGCGTATCTAAAGCTTACTCTATGACAGGCTGGCGAATTGGTTATGCGGGCGGGCCGGTTGATTTGATTGCGGGTATGCGCAAAGTTCAATCACAAAGCACTTCAAACCCTTGCTCAATTTCCCAAGCGGCCTCGGTCGCAGCCTTAAATGGCTCGCAAGAGTGTATTCAAACCATGTTGGTGGAATTCAAGAAACGCCATCAATATGTGGTTGAACGTATCAACTCATTGCCAGGCTTCAAGTGCATCCATGCCGTAGGCGCGTTTTACGCCTTTATGGATATTTCTGGAGCGATGGCGCTTAAAGGCTATAAAACCGATACCGATTTTGTCGGCGCTTTACTTGAAGAGCAATTGGTTGCCGCCGTGCCAGGTTCCGCATTTGGTGCAGATAAACACATGCGTTTTTCTTTTGCTACCAGCATGGAAAACCTGATCAATGCGATTGACCGTGTTGAAGCCTTTATGAAAAGCTAA
- the uvrB gene encoding excinuclease ABC subunit UvrB, giving the protein MSKAFELVSPYQPSGDQPTAIAELVEGIRDGEAYQTLLGVTGSGKTFTIANVIQTVQRPTIILAHNKTLAAQLYGEMKGFFPNNAVEYFVSYYDYYQPEAYVPASDTYISKDSSVNEQIEQLRLSATKALLEREDVILIATVSAIYGLGDPEMYLKMILQLRLGDAISQRDILARLTSMQYTRNDVELWRGTFRVRGDVIDVFPAEAEEYAVRIELFDDEVESIAWFDPLTGEVLSRPTRVTVYPKSHYVTPRERVLEMVEKVKVELKERLEQLRSMNKLVEAQRLEERTKLDIEMMVELGYCTGIENYSRYLSGRNAGEPPPTLMDYFPKNSLLVIDESHVTIPQIGGMYKGDRSRKENLVGYGFRLPSALDNRPMMFEEFERAMPQSIFVSATPGKYEAEHCSHMVEQVVRPTGLLDPIIEVRPATTQVDDLLGEIKWRADLGQRILVTTLTKRMAENLTEYFEDHNVRVRYMHSDIDTVERIEIIRDLRLGEFDVLVGINLLREGLDIPEVALVAILDADKEGFLRSERSLIQTIGRAARNVEGKAILYADKITRSMETAIGETERRRAKQIQYNLERGITPKGLNKKVSDILEDSPYASKSTRPGKSKKVAENSTEYAHQKPMTPAEMASHIKKIEKQMYKAAKELDFETAAQLRDELKTLKSNMVGIGDLR; this is encoded by the coding sequence GTGTCAAAAGCGTTTGAATTAGTTTCACCTTATCAACCTAGTGGAGATCAGCCTACTGCGATTGCCGAATTGGTCGAAGGAATCCGCGATGGAGAGGCTTATCAGACCCTATTGGGGGTAACCGGTTCAGGTAAGACGTTTACGATTGCCAACGTCATTCAAACCGTGCAACGTCCCACGATTATTTTGGCTCATAACAAAACTTTGGCGGCTCAGTTATATGGCGAGATGAAAGGCTTTTTCCCGAATAATGCGGTGGAGTATTTTGTCTCTTATTATGACTATTACCAGCCAGAAGCCTATGTGCCTGCTTCGGATACCTATATCTCTAAAGACTCTTCGGTCAATGAACAGATAGAGCAATTGCGTTTATCGGCCACCAAAGCCTTGCTAGAACGTGAAGATGTGATTTTGATTGCGACTGTGTCAGCCATTTACGGCTTGGGCGATCCGGAAATGTACCTGAAGATGATTTTGCAGTTACGTTTAGGCGATGCGATTTCGCAACGGGATATTTTAGCGCGTTTGACCTCAATGCAATACACACGTAACGATGTTGAATTATGGCGGGGTACCTTTAGGGTTCGCGGTGATGTGATTGATGTTTTTCCGGCCGAAGCGGAAGAGTATGCGGTGCGTATTGAGTTGTTTGATGACGAAGTGGAAAGTATCGCTTGGTTTGACCCGCTAACGGGTGAGGTATTAAGTCGTCCAACTCGGGTTACGGTTTACCCTAAATCGCACTATGTGACACCACGCGAACGTGTGTTGGAAATGGTGGAGAAGGTCAAGGTTGAACTCAAAGAGCGTTTAGAACAATTGCGTTCTATGAATAAACTTGTTGAGGCGCAGCGTTTGGAAGAGCGCACCAAACTCGATATCGAGATGATGGTGGAGCTGGGTTACTGCACCGGGATTGAGAACTATTCACGTTATCTATCCGGTAGAAACGCAGGTGAACCACCACCGACCTTAATGGATTATTTTCCAAAAAACTCGTTGTTAGTCATTGATGAAAGCCATGTCACCATCCCCCAAATTGGCGGCATGTATAAAGGCGACCGTTCAAGAAAAGAGAACTTAGTGGGGTATGGTTTTAGACTGCCGTCGGCTTTGGATAACCGACCGATGATGTTTGAGGAGTTTGAACGTGCCATGCCGCAAAGTATTTTTGTGTCGGCCACTCCCGGTAAATACGAGGCGGAGCATTGCTCCCATATGGTCGAGCAGGTGGTGCGTCCTACTGGATTATTAGACCCGATTATTGAGGTTAGACCAGCAACCACCCAGGTGGATGATTTGTTGGGAGAGATAAAGTGGCGCGCCGACTTAGGGCAACGAATTTTGGTCACTACCTTAACTAAACGTATGGCGGAAAACCTCACTGAATATTTTGAAGACCATAATGTACGTGTGCGTTACATGCACTCGGACATCGACACGGTTGAGCGCATTGAGATTATTCGTGATTTACGCTTAGGTGAGTTTGATGTATTGGTGGGGATTAACCTGTTGAGGGAAGGGTTGGATATCCCAGAAGTCGCCTTGGTGGCAATCTTAGATGCGGATAAAGAAGGTTTCTTACGTTCGGAGCGTTCTTTGATTCAGACCATAGGGCGTGCGGCACGAAATGTTGAAGGTAAGGCGATTTTGTATGCGGATAAGATAACTCGCTCAATGGAAACCGCTATAGGGGAAACCGAGCGTCGTCGAGCTAAACAGATTCAATACAATCTGGAACGTGGAATAACACCTAAAGGTCTGAATAAAAAGGTCAGCGATATTTTGGAAGATTCACCTTATGCATCCAAATCAACCAGGCCTGGTAAGTCTAAAAAAGTGGCTGAAAACTCTACGGAATATGCTCACCAAAAACCGATGACACCAGCAGAAATGGCCAGCCATATCAAGAAAATTGAAAAACAGATGTACAAGGCGGCTAAAGAGTTGGATTTTGAAACGGCCGCACAACTTCGTGATGAGCTTAAAACTTTGAAAAGTAATATGGTTGGGATTGGCGATTTACGTTAA
- a CDS encoding tetratricopeptide repeat protein: MSLFSSSYNLIGRSLRLFLIINVMLIASVQASQVEEKNLVKQAEVFQQGLDAAQKGNLEQALTLWNNLNKSGDLIPELKRAIENNIAVILIKQKRYEEAKKRLDSALQADVQVATTLENLNQIYAYDAQQAYQRVFKETPVILPKAQWLYFDVKQANLPSDNVITDAQNADAVRLVKNRLEQWRQAWSEQNVETYLGFYDDKAFIPKDGMSFNTWKNSRYRSLQNPKFIKVFLDKIQMTPISPTMMRSRFLQRYHSDRFKDDVYKVLLWQKHDGAWKIVQEVVMYEGH, from the coding sequence ATGTCTTTATTTTCAAGTAGTTACAATCTGATTGGTAGGTCATTACGTTTGTTTTTGATCATTAACGTCATGCTGATTGCATCTGTGCAAGCGAGTCAGGTTGAAGAAAAAAACCTAGTAAAGCAAGCGGAAGTTTTTCAACAAGGGCTTGATGCCGCTCAAAAGGGCAATTTAGAGCAAGCATTGACTTTATGGAATAACTTGAATAAGTCTGGTGATCTAATTCCGGAATTAAAGCGTGCCATTGAAAATAATATTGCGGTTATCTTAATTAAACAAAAGCGTTATGAAGAAGCTAAAAAACGTCTAGATTCTGCCTTACAGGCTGATGTCCAGGTAGCGACTACGTTAGAAAACCTCAATCAAATTTACGCTTATGATGCTCAGCAAGCCTATCAACGTGTTTTCAAAGAAACGCCTGTGATTTTACCCAAAGCGCAGTGGCTTTATTTTGATGTTAAACAAGCTAATTTACCTAGCGATAACGTGATTACCGACGCCCAAAATGCGGATGCCGTTCGTCTGGTTAAAAATAGGTTGGAGCAGTGGCGCCAGGCCTGGTCTGAACAAAATGTTGAAACTTACCTCGGTTTTTACGACGATAAGGCGTTTATACCCAAAGATGGCATGTCATTTAACACTTGGAAGAACAGCCGTTACCGTAGTTTGCAAAACCCTAAATTTATTAAAGTGTTTTTGGATAAAATCCAGATGACACCGATTTCGCCGACAATGATGCGGAGCCGGTTTTTGCAGCGTTATCATTCAGACCGCTTCAAAGATGATGTTTACAAAGTATTGTTGTGGCAAAAGCATGATGGGGCATGGAAGATTGTCCAAGAGGTCGTGATGTATGAAGGCCACTAA